The Legionella cincinnatiensis genome includes a region encoding these proteins:
- the ruvB gene encoding Holliday junction branch migration DNA helicase RuvB yields the protein MLESDRLISTQSNVADEVIDRAIRPLSLSEYIGQENVSSQMQIFIDAAKKRSDALDHVLIFGPPGLGKTTLANIIAHEMGVNLRQTSGPVIERAGDIAAILTNLQENDILFIDEIHRLSPVIEEVLYPAMEDYKLDIMIGEGPAARSIKLELPPFTLIGATTRAGLLTSPLRDRFGIVQRLEYYSVDSLTKIVARSAQLLNVKTQPEGAREIALRSRGTPRIANRLLRRVRDYAEVKGGGIINIEIAQKALEMLEVDKHGFDLMDRKLLMAVIEQFSGGPVGIDSIAAAIGEEKGTIEDVLEPFLIQQGFLMRTPRGRIATPRAYMHFGIPIEQD from the coding sequence ATGCTGGAAAGTGACCGCTTAATAAGTACTCAAAGTAATGTTGCAGATGAAGTCATTGATCGAGCTATTAGACCCTTAAGTCTTAGTGAGTATATTGGACAAGAAAATGTAAGCTCACAGATGCAAATTTTTATTGATGCAGCTAAAAAGCGAAGTGATGCTTTGGATCATGTGTTGATTTTTGGCCCCCCGGGTCTTGGAAAAACAACTTTGGCCAATATTATTGCACATGAAATGGGAGTTAATCTGCGCCAAACTTCTGGACCTGTAATCGAAAGAGCAGGGGATATTGCAGCAATACTCACAAATTTACAAGAAAATGACATTCTATTTATTGATGAAATTCATAGACTTAGTCCAGTTATTGAAGAGGTGCTCTATCCAGCGATGGAAGACTATAAATTGGATATCATGATAGGTGAGGGGCCAGCGGCTCGTTCGATAAAGCTGGAATTGCCTCCATTTACATTAATTGGTGCAACAACGCGAGCAGGTTTATTGACTTCCCCACTTAGGGATCGATTTGGTATAGTTCAGCGTCTTGAGTATTATTCTGTAGATTCATTGACGAAAATTGTTGCTCGTTCTGCACAATTACTGAATGTAAAAACACAACCTGAAGGAGCACGAGAAATTGCTTTACGCTCGAGAGGTACCCCTCGTATTGCCAATCGTTTACTTCGTCGTGTTAGAGATTATGCTGAAGTGAAAGGTGGCGGTATTATCAATATTGAGATTGCCCAAAAAGCTTTAGAAATGTTAGAAGTAGATAAACACGGCTTTGATCTTATGGATAGAAAATTGCTTATGGCGGTAATCGAGCAATTTAGTGGTGGCCCAGTAGGAATTGATAGCATCGCAGCTGCAATTGGTGAAGAAAAAGGCACAATAGAAGATGTATTAGAGCCATTTTTAATACAACAAGGATTCCTTATGCGCACGCCAAGAGGTAGAATAGCTACCCCAAGGGCATATATGCATTTTGGCATACCGATAGAGCAGGATTAG
- a CDS encoding YbgC/FadM family acyl-CoA thioesterase — protein sequence MDDTTTHQYAFRVYVEDVDYMGIVYHANYLCYFERARTEMLRQNNMVLSDLIKQDTLFAIYDVHIRYKAPARLDDLLTIKTQVQQLGVCSFLFDQVIQNQQEQIICEAKIQVVCVNSNLKPKRIPY from the coding sequence ATGGATGATACAACCACGCATCAATATGCCTTTCGAGTTTACGTTGAAGATGTAGACTATATGGGAATTGTTTATCATGCGAACTATCTTTGCTATTTTGAACGTGCTCGAACAGAAATGTTACGACAAAATAATATGGTTCTTTCTGATTTAATAAAGCAAGATACTTTGTTTGCTATATATGATGTGCATATTCGTTATAAGGCACCGGCGCGTCTGGATGATTTATTAACGATTAAAACTCAAGTTCAGCAATTAGGTGTGTGCAGTTTTTTATTTGATCAGGTAATACAAAACCAACAAGAACAAATAATTTGTGAGGCTAAAATCCAAGTGGTATGTGTGAATAGTAATTTAAAACCAAAACGAATTCCGTATTAA
- the tolQ gene encoding protein TolQ: protein MGNQANVLMYFMQAGLVVKTVMLLLAAASITSWTLIFQRAWFFNQKKQLTDAFNRRFWESGDLSRLYADVDSNSDERQGMAAIFHSGFKEFIRARKQGNVVIEPIQRVMQITHAKEAEKLEKHLPFFASVGSIAPYVGLFGTVWGIMTSFQALGHAQQATIAMVAPGISEALVATALGLFTAIPAVIAYNRYTTRANDLLNRFDLFQEELISLIEQQSNETVRG from the coding sequence ATGGGTAATCAAGCAAATGTATTAATGTACTTTATGCAAGCAGGTTTAGTGGTTAAGACTGTCATGTTATTGCTGGCCGCTGCATCCATTACTTCATGGACATTAATATTTCAAAGGGCATGGTTTTTTAACCAGAAAAAACAACTTACAGATGCTTTTAATCGAAGATTCTGGGAAAGTGGTGATTTAAGTAGGCTTTATGCTGATGTTGATAGTAATTCTGATGAGCGACAGGGAATGGCGGCTATTTTTCATTCCGGCTTTAAAGAGTTTATACGTGCTCGCAAGCAGGGAAATGTAGTTATTGAACCGATACAAAGAGTCATGCAAATTACTCATGCTAAAGAGGCGGAAAAGCTAGAAAAACATTTACCTTTTTTTGCTTCAGTAGGCTCTATTGCACCTTATGTGGGACTATTTGGCACAGTTTGGGGTATAATGACCTCTTTTCAGGCATTAGGCCATGCCCAACAAGCTACTATTGCTATGGTGGCTCCAGGGATTTCTGAAGCACTTGTAGCTACAGCTTTAGGTTTATTTACAGCAATACCTGCTGTTATTGCCTATAACCGCTATACAACTCGTGCTAATGATTTATTAAATCGATTTGATTTATTTCAGGAAGAATTAATATCGCTTATAGAACAACAAAGTAATGAAACTGTAAGAGGGTAA
- the tolR gene encoding protein TolR: MIKAKTKRDRPISEINVVPYIDVMLVLLVIFMITAPMLSQGVTVDLPKAASQTLAPTDREPIIVSVNQQGSYFLNISSTPAEPIEAQALVVRVAAELELAKQSNQKLNVLVKGDQGVAYGKVVQAMALLKQAGAEQVGLLTDSESEKSEGQA, from the coding sequence ATGATCAAAGCAAAAACAAAACGTGATCGTCCCATATCAGAAATTAACGTTGTACCCTATATTGATGTGATGTTGGTTTTACTGGTTATCTTTATGATTACGGCACCAATGCTAAGTCAAGGCGTTACCGTTGATTTACCTAAAGCAGCGAGTCAGACTCTAGCACCTACTGATAGAGAACCTATTATTGTTTCAGTAAATCAACAAGGGTCCTATTTCCTTAATATTAGCAGTACGCCTGCAGAACCTATAGAAGCTCAAGCTTTAGTTGTTCGTGTTGCTGCGGAATTAGAGTTAGCAAAGCAGTCAAATCAGAAACTTAATGTTTTAGTTAAGGGAGATCAAGGAGTTGCATACGGTAAAGTTGTGCAAGCAATGGCATTGCTCAAGCAAGCCGGAGCAGAGCAAGTAGGCTTGTTGACTGATTCAGAATCAGAGAAATCAGAGGGTCAAGCATGA
- the tolA gene encoding cell envelope integrity protein TolA gives MISNSSYRNAFFAAVGLHLFLIVMLLTDNSSQRPVLTAETKNTPGIEQPIAVTPQNEVVKAVSVDNKQVMETVNRLKQEREQQKRAEINRQNELKRQAEAARQQRIKEQQQLARLKEEANKIAIARKKQAEEEKKRLKQLAEQKALEAKRIDELKKQKEELVKQQKLEAQKLAELNKKKLAEKEKAEKAQAEMEKKKAEAEAKKLAEAEAAAKQAQAAQNAERQARIAGEVDKYKALIVNAIGRNWILPENVDSTLSSQFRIRLAPDGMVLEVTLTRSSGDSLLDRSAQTAIYKASPLPVPTDPDTFSLFRDISLTVRPEQVRG, from the coding sequence ATGATAAGCAATTCCAGTTACCGTAATGCCTTTTTTGCTGCAGTTGGTTTGCATCTTTTCTTAATTGTGATGCTTTTAACTGATAATTCCAGTCAACGTCCTGTCTTAACAGCTGAAACTAAAAATACGCCTGGTATCGAGCAACCTATTGCGGTGACACCCCAAAATGAGGTTGTTAAAGCAGTAAGCGTTGACAATAAGCAAGTCATGGAAACGGTTAATCGTTTAAAACAAGAACGTGAACAACAAAAAAGAGCTGAAATCAATAGACAAAATGAGCTGAAGCGTCAGGCTGAAGCTGCTCGACAGCAAAGAATCAAAGAGCAACAGCAACTGGCACGACTTAAGGAAGAAGCCAATAAAATTGCCATTGCAAGAAAAAAACAAGCTGAGGAAGAAAAAAAGCGTTTAAAACAATTGGCTGAGCAAAAAGCATTAGAAGCAAAGCGTATCGATGAATTAAAAAAACAAAAAGAAGAGTTAGTCAAACAGCAAAAATTGGAAGCGCAGAAACTTGCTGAATTGAATAAAAAGAAATTGGCTGAAAAAGAAAAAGCAGAGAAAGCCCAAGCGGAAATGGAGAAAAAGAAAGCTGAAGCTGAGGCAAAAAAGCTGGCTGAAGCAGAGGCTGCTGCTAAACAAGCGCAAGCAGCCCAAAATGCTGAAAGACAGGCTCGTATAGCCGGTGAGGTGGATAAGTATAAAGCACTTATTGTAAATGCTATAGGCAGAAATTGGATATTACCTGAAAATGTTGATAGTACTTTGTCAAGTCAATTTAGAATCCGCCTTGCGCCTGATGGCATGGTGTTAGAAGTTACTTTAACACGCAGTAGCGGTGATTCGCTTCTTGATCGCTCAGCGCAAACAGCTATTTATAAAGCATCACCACTACCTGTACCTACAGATCCTGATACCTTCAGTCTGTTTCGTGATATAAGTTTAACCGTTCGTCCTGAACAAGTTAGGGGGTAA
- the tolB gene encoding Tol-Pal system beta propeller repeat protein TolB: protein MINRIIKLFLLLCMQQVFALDLELTQGVNSALPIAINSFGDNSGAQEIGQIIENDLNLSGQFRIVSGPQGPNGQSPVSTLRQLGADSVVTGRVNQVGNRYEVSFTLTDAVAKGATLLTKTYQISANQLRPLAHHISDEVYQKLTGERGVFSTRIAYISVQRTPKITRYSLEVADADGYNPQSLLVSGDPIMSPAWSPDGKSISYVSFEKKKAQIFTVSVETGQRRLITSFPGINGAPAWSPDGNQLAVVLSKSGTPKIYSVDIHSGTMKQLTFGDAIDTEPRYSPDGKSILFTSGRGGSPQIYRLSLATGEVARVTFEGNYNARASYTPDMKNIVMLHRDDRQFNIGLQNAAGGPILSLTSSGRDESPSVAPNGRLVLYATHNQDKGVLGIVSLDGRIRMRLPAREGDVQEPAWSPYLG from the coding sequence GTGATTAATCGAATTATTAAATTATTTCTTCTGCTTTGTATGCAGCAAGTTTTTGCTCTTGATTTAGAATTAACCCAAGGAGTTAATTCAGCGCTACCTATTGCTATTAACTCTTTTGGAGACAATAGCGGCGCACAAGAAATTGGGCAAATCATTGAAAATGATTTAAATTTATCGGGACAATTTAGAATTGTTTCAGGTCCTCAGGGTCCAAACGGACAATCACCGGTAAGTACTTTACGACAATTGGGTGCTGATAGTGTTGTAACTGGCCGAGTCAATCAAGTAGGAAATCGTTATGAAGTAAGTTTTACCTTAACAGATGCAGTAGCCAAAGGCGCAACTTTACTGACTAAAACCTATCAAATTAGTGCTAATCAGCTTAGACCATTAGCACACCATATTAGTGATGAGGTATATCAAAAATTAACTGGAGAAAGAGGAGTATTTTCTACACGTATCGCTTATATCTCCGTACAAAGAACCCCAAAGATTACACGCTATTCACTCGAGGTTGCTGATGCAGATGGGTATAATCCTCAAAGTTTATTGGTTTCCGGGGATCCCATCATGTCTCCGGCCTGGTCCCCTGATGGCAAATCAATTTCTTATGTTTCTTTTGAGAAAAAGAAAGCTCAAATCTTTACGGTTTCAGTGGAAACAGGACAAAGACGTTTAATCACAAGTTTTCCAGGCATTAATGGTGCTCCCGCATGGTCGCCGGATGGAAATCAATTAGCTGTCGTTTTATCTAAAAGTGGGACACCAAAAATATATAGCGTTGACATCCATAGTGGTACTATGAAGCAATTGACTTTTGGGGATGCTATCGATACGGAGCCTCGGTATTCTCCTGATGGGAAAAGCATATTATTCACTTCGGGTAGAGGTGGCTCGCCACAAATTTATCGGTTATCTTTAGCAACAGGCGAGGTGGCTCGTGTAACCTTTGAAGGAAATTATAATGCGCGTGCCTCTTATACACCTGATATGAAAAATATCGTGATGTTGCATCGCGATGACAGGCAATTTAATATAGGATTACAAAATGCTGCCGGTGGGCCTATTCTTAGCTTGACTTCTTCTGGTCGAGATGAATCTCCATCTGTTGCTCCAAATGGTCGTTTGGTTCTTTATGCGACGCATAATCAAGATAAAGGTGTGCTGGGTATTGTTTCTCTTGACGGTAGAATAAGGATGAGGCTTCCCGCGCGCGAAGGAGATGTACAAGAGCCTGCTTGGTCTCCCTATTTAGGCTAA
- a CDS encoding S1/P1 nuclease, producing the protein MIRIIYSLIFCFWVFQAYAWNAAGHKVVAQIAYDNLSPEAKVMCYKYLRSRTHNTPNSSFVSASTWMDEIRFREVYWYDVMHYIDIPFSTEEIDLPPVESTNAVWAIKQAMHVFSSKKTTPSEKRLALRMLIHITGDIHQPLHAVTRVSQEFPKGDLGGNLFPLGANPVGNNLHKYWDSGAGLFLGQYNAKKVKKTAHDLEQKLPCSRISTQIEPKKWAKMSHKLALKNAYQLNPKESPSTQYQENAQMLVQKQVVFAGCRLAVLLNKLAKA; encoded by the coding sequence ATGATTCGAATTATTTATTCACTTATTTTTTGTTTTTGGGTATTCCAAGCTTACGCTTGGAATGCGGCAGGCCACAAGGTAGTGGCTCAAATTGCTTATGATAATTTATCGCCTGAAGCAAAAGTGATGTGTTATAAATATCTTCGCTCGCGTACTCATAATACTCCTAATTCAAGTTTTGTAAGCGCTTCAACCTGGATGGATGAAATTAGGTTTAGAGAGGTTTATTGGTATGATGTAATGCATTATATTGATATTCCTTTTAGCACAGAAGAGATTGATTTGCCTCCGGTTGAAAGTACTAATGCAGTATGGGCAATTAAGCAGGCAATGCACGTATTTTCATCTAAAAAAACAACACCATCAGAGAAGCGACTTGCGTTACGCATGTTAATCCATATTACGGGGGATATCCATCAACCATTACACGCAGTAACTCGAGTGAGCCAAGAATTTCCTAAGGGAGATTTAGGTGGTAATTTATTTCCCTTAGGTGCGAATCCTGTAGGCAATAATTTGCATAAGTATTGGGATAGTGGCGCGGGTCTTTTTCTAGGTCAATATAATGCCAAGAAAGTGAAAAAGACAGCACATGATTTAGAGCAAAAGTTACCATGTTCACGTATTAGTACGCAAATAGAACCTAAAAAATGGGCTAAGATGTCTCATAAGCTCGCTTTAAAAAATGCGTATCAACTCAACCCTAAAGAAAGTCCAAGCACTCAATATCAAGAAAATGCCCAAATGTTAGTACAAAAGCAGGTTGTATTTGCGGGTTGTAGATTAGCTGTGTTACTCAATAAATTGGCAAAAGCATAA
- a CDS encoding T4SS effector SidA family protein, translating to MTYPHKQHVILSEQMNELKNKITQLQQKQKLSFIERINKNGNLSKFFLDGVQKILDFVTSIITSSKELPIIGFVIRMISAIPTAITTLTHKKSSVGSKILAMTLLLVTTGLGIAAFVLGGVISAGIGLAFASLGTLIEGISLLSSIVEKYQSAKVYKEKKAFTDLMKKRDLLALDSDTYRERLEIRALELKFLLNKLHALFSEQMEEELKFINAIRTQREWKQFPSSDDSSPSKLLRLYQERDEILLYLEKIIQILEKGETVGTNIESSQLIELVSNLQYEITQIDEDIEKITEPLHKLKQQNLLANETIAKSYTNFALGGVGVILSTLGLMGLIGAFAAPPLAGVIFFGFGIGLAIFGLIKWSVEQYANKEDKKLIKERTKEHEETILEEALDCYERELSKKYQHEETCSYSTSLRSLLSSEPRGDVPKDFIKTFKVPVFTMESTEKNRNLSDISEIDFKQLKSLYFH from the coding sequence ATGACATATCCACACAAACAGCATGTCATTCTGTCCGAGCAAATGAATGAGTTAAAAAATAAAATAACTCAGTTACAACAAAAACAAAAATTATCATTTATCGAAAGAATCAATAAAAATGGAAATTTATCCAAATTTTTTCTCGATGGTGTGCAAAAAATACTCGATTTTGTAACCTCAATCATTACGTCCAGTAAAGAACTGCCTATCATTGGGTTTGTAATACGAATGATTTCAGCAATTCCCACTGCGATAACTACCTTGACCCATAAAAAAAGTTCTGTTGGAAGTAAAATCTTAGCTATGACGCTTCTTTTAGTTACAACAGGTTTAGGTATTGCAGCTTTTGTTTTAGGAGGAGTAATATCTGCCGGGATTGGATTGGCTTTCGCGTCTCTTGGTACTCTTATCGAGGGCATTTCATTACTAAGCTCGATAGTAGAGAAATATCAATCCGCAAAAGTATATAAAGAAAAAAAAGCATTTACAGATCTCATGAAGAAACGAGATCTATTGGCATTAGATTCTGATACTTATAGGGAGCGATTGGAGATTCGTGCTTTAGAACTAAAATTTTTGCTCAATAAGCTACACGCCTTATTTAGTGAGCAAATGGAAGAAGAACTGAAGTTTATTAATGCGATTAGAACTCAAAGAGAATGGAAACAATTTCCTTCTTCCGATGATAGTTCTCCATCTAAACTTTTAAGGTTATATCAAGAACGTGATGAAATACTGTTGTACTTAGAGAAAATCATACAAATTCTCGAAAAAGGAGAGACTGTAGGAACAAATATTGAAAGCTCACAACTCATTGAATTAGTGAGCAATCTTCAATATGAGATCACTCAAATTGATGAAGATATTGAAAAAATAACTGAACCATTGCACAAATTGAAACAACAAAACTTACTAGCCAATGAGACTATTGCCAAATCCTATACAAATTTTGCGCTAGGTGGTGTCGGTGTGATTTTGTCAACTCTTGGATTAATGGGGCTTATTGGTGCATTTGCTGCACCACCTTTAGCAGGTGTTATTTTTTTTGGATTTGGTATTGGACTTGCAATATTTGGATTGATTAAGTGGAGCGTTGAACAATATGCAAATAAGGAAGATAAAAAGCTCATCAAGGAGCGTACAAAAGAACACGAAGAAACGATACTTGAGGAAGCGCTTGATTGCTACGAGCGCGAATTATCAAAAAAATACCAACATGAAGAAACGTGCAGCTATTCAACAAGCTTAAGAAGTCTATTATCGAGTGAACCAAGAGGAGATGTTCCTAAAGATTTTATAAAAACATTTAAGGTACCAGTATTTACTATGGAATCTACAGAAAAAAATCGGAACCTTTCTGATATAAGTGAGATAGATTTTAAACAATTAAAATCACTATATTTTCATTAG
- a CDS encoding dihydrolipoamide acetyltransferase family protein — MNIFNLPDLGEGLPDAEIHEWFVKEGDTVVVDQPLVSMETAKAVVDVPCPQTGIISKLYGKPGDIIKTGEPLVAFASSVAKAADKGTVVGNLEESSEISEDTFTIGIQHTAQNRIKTTPVVKMLAKKLGVDLSTVKGTGEFGVITRDDVQAQADKNAQVPVGFEPLRGVRRAMLNSMVQSHAEVVPVSIFDEADISAWKSGTDITVRLIRAIVEATKSEPALNAWFDTKHGARQCFNEVHLGLAMDNEEGLFVPVIHDAEKRSDTELRTIINEFKQSVGNREITADKLKGATITLSNFGKFAGRFASPIIVPPMVAILAVGRLYQGVVPAEGKIEVHNILPLSLSFDHRAVTGGEATRFLGSVIQSLQRE, encoded by the coding sequence ATGAATATTTTCAATCTACCTGATTTAGGTGAAGGCTTACCGGATGCTGAGATTCATGAGTGGTTTGTCAAAGAAGGAGATACTGTTGTCGTAGATCAGCCACTAGTTTCTATGGAAACAGCTAAGGCGGTGGTGGATGTTCCTTGCCCACAAACAGGAATTATAAGTAAATTATATGGCAAACCAGGCGATATTATTAAAACAGGAGAACCATTAGTTGCCTTTGCATCGTCAGTTGCAAAAGCCGCAGATAAGGGAACAGTAGTTGGCAACCTAGAAGAAAGTAGCGAAATTTCCGAAGATACTTTTACTATTGGGATACAACACACTGCTCAAAATCGCATAAAAACAACCCCTGTTGTAAAAATGCTTGCAAAAAAACTGGGTGTTGATTTATCCACAGTAAAAGGTACAGGAGAATTTGGAGTCATCACTCGAGATGATGTTCAAGCTCAAGCAGATAAAAACGCACAAGTTCCCGTAGGTTTTGAACCTCTGCGTGGAGTAAGACGTGCTATGCTCAATAGCATGGTGCAGTCACATGCTGAAGTAGTTCCTGTAAGCATCTTTGATGAAGCAGATATAAGCGCCTGGAAATCTGGCACTGATATTACCGTTCGTCTAATTAGAGCAATAGTTGAAGCCACTAAAAGTGAACCTGCATTAAATGCATGGTTTGATACAAAGCATGGCGCACGCCAATGTTTTAATGAAGTACATCTTGGCTTGGCGATGGACAATGAGGAAGGGCTATTTGTTCCTGTTATCCATGATGCAGAAAAACGCTCTGATACCGAATTACGCACTATAATTAATGAATTCAAACAGTCAGTAGGTAATCGTGAAATTACAGCAGACAAATTGAAAGGAGCGACGATTACGCTTTCGAATTTTGGAAAGTTTGCTGGTCGCTTTGCAAGCCCCATTATTGTCCCGCCAATGGTTGCAATCTTAGCTGTTGGCAGACTTTATCAAGGGGTTGTTCCCGCCGAAGGAAAGATAGAAGTACATAATATCCTTCCTTTATCACTTAGTTTTGATCATAGAGCAGTTACAGGTGGTGAAGCAACTCGTTTCTTAGGCTCGGTAATACAATCCTTACAAAGGGAATAA
- a CDS encoding alpha-ketoacid dehydrogenase subunit beta has translation MPDITLIEAVTQALAYELAHDEDVIVFGEDVGKNGGVFRATVGLQERFGEKRVFDSPLAESMIAGLAIGMSIQGLKPVAEFQFMGFIYPAMNQIISHAARMRNRTRGRLHCPLVFRAPFGGGIRAPEHHSESTEALFAHIPGLQVVIPSSPKRAYGLLLAAMRNPDPVIFLEPKRIYRLVKQPVEDNGEALPIGKCFTLQQGDDVTLISWGASLHETQQAAKQLRDEGVSCEIIDVATIKPLDIETILASVEKTGRCVIVHEGAKTCGVGAEISALIMENAMADLMAPVQRVTGYDTVMPYFQLEKQYIPSVSRIKNSVMSIME, from the coding sequence ATGCCTGATATTACTTTAATTGAAGCAGTGACTCAGGCTTTAGCTTATGAGTTAGCTCACGATGAAGATGTAATAGTTTTTGGAGAGGATGTAGGTAAAAACGGCGGGGTTTTTCGTGCAACAGTAGGATTACAAGAGCGTTTCGGAGAAAAAAGAGTATTTGATAGCCCTTTAGCAGAGTCAATGATCGCAGGATTAGCAATTGGAATGTCCATACAAGGCCTAAAGCCAGTTGCCGAATTTCAATTTATGGGTTTTATTTACCCTGCCATGAATCAAATTATCTCTCATGCGGCTCGTATGCGTAATAGAACACGCGGACGCCTACACTGCCCTCTTGTTTTTCGAGCTCCTTTTGGAGGAGGAATCAGAGCACCAGAACATCACTCTGAAAGTACTGAAGCATTATTTGCCCATATTCCAGGCTTACAAGTTGTTATACCTTCTTCACCTAAACGTGCTTATGGTTTGCTTTTAGCGGCGATGCGTAATCCTGATCCAGTAATTTTTCTAGAACCGAAGCGCATTTATCGCCTCGTGAAACAACCTGTAGAAGATAACGGAGAGGCGCTTCCCATTGGCAAGTGTTTTACCTTACAACAAGGTGATGATGTTACTTTAATAAGTTGGGGAGCAAGTTTGCATGAAACGCAACAAGCAGCGAAGCAATTAAGAGATGAAGGTGTTTCTTGTGAAATAATTGACGTAGCTACAATTAAGCCCTTAGATATCGAAACAATTTTAGCCTCAGTAGAAAAAACTGGTCGTTGTGTTATTGTGCATGAAGGAGCAAAAACCTGTGGTGTAGGTGCTGAAATTTCAGCGCTCATTATGGAAAATGCCATGGCTGATTTAATGGCCCCTGTTCAGAGGGTGACTGGATACGATACAGTAATGCCCTATTTCCAATTGGAAAAGCAATACATACCTAGTGTTTCACGTATTAAAAACAGTGTTATGAGCATAATGGAGTAA
- the pdhA gene encoding pyruvate dehydrogenase (acetyl-transferring) E1 component subunit alpha translates to MATVAQFDITYTQFLDENGKLAGQLPAFAKDHTALKELYKIMVLTRTFDKKAIALQRTGKMGTYAPINGQEAISAAIGHAMRPEDVFVPYYRDYAAQFQRGVKMSEILAFWGGDERGSQFSCNSQDLPICVPIASQCLHATGVAFAFQYRNQPRVAVVCLGEGGTSEGDFYEAINVAGAWKLPVVFVVNNNQWAISVPREKQTGTQTIAQKAIAAGFSGMQVDGNDILATRQIIGDAVEKARQGEGPTLIEALSYRLSDHTTADDATRYQPTEDVEKAKPKEPIARFKEFLMEQKIWNAQDEESLVIQCSEEVEKAVNEYLDMKTQPVTSIFDYHYAELPEYLIEQRAIAMEEATNA, encoded by the coding sequence ATGGCAACAGTTGCTCAATTTGATATTACTTATACTCAATTTTTGGATGAAAATGGCAAATTAGCAGGCCAACTTCCTGCTTTTGCCAAGGATCATACCGCATTAAAAGAGCTTTATAAAATAATGGTTCTTACGCGCACCTTTGATAAAAAAGCAATCGCGTTACAAAGAACCGGAAAAATGGGAACTTATGCTCCTATTAATGGGCAAGAGGCAATTTCTGCGGCCATAGGACATGCTATGCGTCCTGAAGACGTATTTGTACCCTATTATCGTGATTACGCAGCACAATTTCAGCGTGGCGTAAAAATGTCTGAAATCCTTGCTTTTTGGGGAGGAGATGAGCGTGGCAGTCAATTTTCTTGTAATTCTCAAGACTTGCCTATTTGCGTTCCGATTGCCTCACAATGTTTGCATGCAACAGGGGTTGCTTTTGCTTTCCAATACAGGAATCAACCTCGCGTTGCGGTAGTATGTCTTGGTGAAGGTGGTACTTCTGAGGGCGATTTTTATGAAGCAATCAATGTAGCGGGGGCTTGGAAATTACCGGTAGTTTTTGTGGTAAATAATAACCAATGGGCTATTTCAGTGCCCAGAGAGAAGCAAACGGGGACGCAAACTATTGCACAAAAAGCAATTGCTGCTGGTTTTTCTGGCATGCAAGTTGATGGCAACGACATCTTAGCAACAAGACAGATCATCGGTGATGCCGTTGAAAAAGCACGCCAAGGAGAAGGTCCAACATTAATTGAAGCATTATCTTACCGTTTATCCGATCATACAACCGCTGATGATGCAACTCGATACCAGCCTACTGAAGACGTAGAAAAAGCAAAACCCAAAGAACCTATCGCACGATTTAAAGAATTTCTCATGGAGCAAAAGATATGGAATGCGCAAGATGAAGAGAGCCTAGTTATCCAGTGCTCAGAAGAAGTTGAAAAAGCGGTTAATGAATATCTGGACATGAAAACTCAACCCGTTACGAGTATTTTTGATTATCATTACGCTGAGCTACCTGAATATTTGATTGAGCAACGTGCAATAGCTATGGAGGAAGCAACAAATGCCTGA